One window from the genome of Chaetodon trifascialis isolate fChaTrf1 chromosome 20, fChaTrf1.hap1, whole genome shotgun sequence encodes:
- the LOC139349102 gene encoding zinc finger and BTB domain-containing protein 7C yields the protein MVHHREEDLIGIPFPNHSSDVLCSLNEQRRDGLLCDVILIVRDQEYRTHRSVLAACSQYFKKLFTVATTDGGDHHHTAAVYEIDFVAPECLTAILEFAYTSTLTVTASNVKEILNAAQMLEIPCIINVCLEIMDSGGGGGGGGRAGVGEEDEEEEEDAEEDEEEEEEEEDEEEDAGSRKDEQEEEEDNVSERSLQSSESRGEQTPPGTEDSPPPSTSTYHQQFDLSSQSQSPDTMRGKQESMESRALKDFSIESLLQEGLYPRMSTLDRRANFSPLLPGFYPPMWAADFPAFPKQLLDPSHHQHPHAGVSPQTRLPHVFPTSAPLEASRPLDLAVKREIIKEEMKEEVPLSLLHGNFLKDFVNSGLGSTMNAGAVPSEGHALGPIKDEADFRSYLSFLSSASHLGALFPPWQLEEERKMKPKASQQCPICNKVIQGAGKLPRHMRTHTGEKPYMCTICEVRFTRQDKLKIHMRKHTGERPYICLHCNSKFVHNYDLKNHLRIHTGVRPYQCEHCYKSFTRSDHLHRHIKRQSCRISRPRRGRKPAAWRSTPTSNFLCPPTAATNRFEENGLNPAYQGVKNHGLGEMLGLGNRGLGFKSGDGAGRESREERRAEGKHVAEEEKAGAGRQRGVFAFALAGEEVLTHSPFYASTSDPWTMRLERAPPIPEPAK from the exons atggTTCATCACAGAGAAGAGGACCTGATTGGGATCCCCTTCCCGAATCACAGCAGCGATGTCCTGTGCAGCCTCAATGAGCAGCGGCGTGACGGGCTGCTCTGCGATGTCATCCTCATCGTCCGTGACCAGGAGTACCGCACCCACCGCTCCGTTCTGGCCGCCTGCAGCCAGTACTTCAAAAAGCTCTTCACAGTGGCCACCACTGACGGCGGGGACCACCATCATACGGCGGCAGTGTACGAAATCGACTTTGTGGCTCCCGAGTGTCTCACAGCCATCCTGGAGTTTGCCTACACGTCTACTCTGACCGTGACGGCGTCCAACGTCAAAGAGATCCTGAACGCTGCGCAGATGCTGGAGATCCCGTGCATCATCAATGTTTGCCTGGAGATCATGGACAGTGGGGGTGGAGGCGgcggaggagggagagcaggggtaggagaggaggatgaagaggaagaggaggacgcagaggaagatgaggaggaggaagaagaggaggaggatgaagaggaggacgcGGGGTCGAGGAaggatgagcaggaggaggaggaggacaacgTCAGCGAGAGGTCACTGCAGTCTTCTGAGAGCAGGGGGGAGCAGACACCACCGGGGACGGAGGACTCGCCGCCTCCCAGCACTTCCACGTACCACCAGCAGTTTGACCTGTCGTCCCAGTCACAGTCCCCAGACACCATGAGAGGAAAACAG GAGAGTATGGAGAGTCGGGCTTTGAAGGATTTCTCCATCGAGTCTCTCCTCCAAGAAGGGCTGTACCCTCGTATGTCAACACTGGACAGGAGGGCCAacttctcccctctccttccaGGCTTCTACCCCCCCATGTGGGCTGCCGACTTCCCGGCCTTCCCCAAGCAGCTCCTGGATCCCAGCCACCACCAGCATCCCCACGCAGGAGTCTCACCACAAACCAGGCTCCCCCACGTCTTTCCCACCTCTGCACCACTTGAGGCCTCAAGGCCCCTTGATCTAGCTGTGAAAAGAGAGATCAtaaaggaggagatgaaagaggaggtCCCTCTCAGTCTGCTCCACGGCAACTTCCTGAAGGACTTCGTCAACTCGGGCCTGGGCAGCACCATGAATGCTGGGGCAGTTCCTTCAGAAGGTCACGCTCTGGGTCCGATAAAGGACGAGGCTGACTTCCGGTCGTACCTGAGCTTCCTGAGCTCTGCGTCCCACCTGGGGGCGCTGTTCCCTCCCTGGCAGCtcgaggaggaaaggaagatgAAGCCCAAAGCGTCCCAGCAGTGTCCAATCTGCAACAAGGTCATTCAAGGGGCAGGGAAGCTGCCACGACACATGAGGACGCATACGGGAGAGAAGCCGTACATGTGCACTATCTGTGAAGTACGATTCACCAG ACAAGACAAACTCAAGATCCACATGAGGAAGCACACAGGTGAGCGTCCCTACATCTGCCTCCACTGCAACTCCAAGTTTGTCCACAACTACGACCTGAAAAACCACCTGCGTATCCACACGGGCGTCCGTCCATACCAGTGtgagcactgctacaaaagcTTCACACGGTCCGACCACCTACATCGACACATCAAGAGGCAGAGCTGCCGCATCTCCCGCCCCCGGAGAGGACGAAAGCCAGCTGCTTGGCGATCCACACCCACCAGCAACTTCCTGTGCCCCCCCACTGCTGCCACCAACCGGTTCGAGGAGAACGGGTTAAACCCTGCATACCAGGGAGTCAAGAATCACGGACTCGGGGAGATGCTCGGCCTTGGCAACAGGGGTCTGGGATTTAAGAGTGGGGACGGTGCgggcagagagagcagggaggaaCGGCGAGCAGAGGGGAAGCACGtcgcagaggaggagaaagcaggagcagggaggcagagaggagtgTTTGCCTTCGCCTTGGCCGGAGAAGAAGTACTTACCCACTCTCCATTTTATGCTtcgacctctgacccctggACCATGAGACTGGAGCGTGCTCCACCCATCCCTGAGCCGGCCAAATGA